A genomic segment from Aegilops tauschii subsp. strangulata cultivar AL8/78 chromosome 1, Aet v6.0, whole genome shotgun sequence encodes:
- the LOC109739031 gene encoding uncharacterized protein isoform X2, with amino-acid sequence MRKAPAAASKPKPRARARAKPKAKASPDSLSSATSPSRSGGSPVAVGRGLLSPSSPATPKARPPLSPFAASTPASVSTVGDLRSLAASSLDSLKRRLDALHGDSARDLEASHSRISKRIKTQSCLKLAEEAEKERKEMAERISGRAEEMKASYKKFLTEVQSSSSRASKVTFPEMAKSVARAIDGLRSRYNIPATPA; translated from the exons ATGAGGAAGGCGCCCGCAGCGGCCTCCAAGCCCAAGCccagggcgagggcgagggcgaagCCCAAGGCGAAGGCCAGCCCCGACTCCCTCTCCAGCGCCACGTCGCCGTCCCGCAGCGGCGGGTCTCCCGTCGCAGTCGGCCGCGGCCTCCTCTcgccctcctcgccggcgacgccCAAGGCCAGGCCCCCCCTCTCCCCGTTCGCCGCATCCACGCCGGCCTCCGTGTCCACCGTCGGCGACCTGAGGAGCCTCGCCGCCTCGAGCCTCGACTCGCTCAAGCGCCGCCTCGACGCGCTCCACGGCGACTCCGCCCGCGACCTCGAGGCCTCCCACTCCCGAATCTCCAAGCGCATCAAG ACGCAGAGCTGCCTCAAgctggcggaggaggcggagaaGGAGCGTAAGGAGATGGCCGAGAGGATCTCCGGGCGCGCCGAGGAGATGAAG GCATCGTACAAGAAGTTCCTGACAGAGGTGCAGTCGTCTTCGTCTCGTG CGTCCAAGGTGACCTTCCCTGAGATGGCAAAGTCCGTGGCCAGagctatcgatggattgcgcagTCGCTACAACATCCCAGCTACGCCAGCTTAG
- the LOC109739031 gene encoding uncharacterized protein isoform X1: MRKAPAAASKPKPRARARAKPKAKASPDSLSSATSPSRSGGSPVAVGRGLLSPSSPATPKARPPLSPFAASTPASVSTVGDLRSLAASSLDSLKRRLDALHGDSARDLEASHSRISKRIKMQTQSCLKLAEEAEKERKEMAERISGRAEEMKASYKKFLTEVQSSSSRASKVTFPEMAKSVARAIDGLRSRYNIPATPA, translated from the exons ATGAGGAAGGCGCCCGCAGCGGCCTCCAAGCCCAAGCccagggcgagggcgagggcgaagCCCAAGGCGAAGGCCAGCCCCGACTCCCTCTCCAGCGCCACGTCGCCGTCCCGCAGCGGCGGGTCTCCCGTCGCAGTCGGCCGCGGCCTCCTCTcgccctcctcgccggcgacgccCAAGGCCAGGCCCCCCCTCTCCCCGTTCGCCGCATCCACGCCGGCCTCCGTGTCCACCGTCGGCGACCTGAGGAGCCTCGCCGCCTCGAGCCTCGACTCGCTCAAGCGCCGCCTCGACGCGCTCCACGGCGACTCCGCCCGCGACCTCGAGGCCTCCCACTCCCGAATCTCCAAGCGCATCAAG ATGCAGACGCAGAGCTGCCTCAAgctggcggaggaggcggagaaGGAGCGTAAGGAGATGGCCGAGAGGATCTCCGGGCGCGCCGAGGAGATGAAG GCATCGTACAAGAAGTTCCTGACAGAGGTGCAGTCGTCTTCGTCTCGTG CGTCCAAGGTGACCTTCCCTGAGATGGCAAAGTCCGTGGCCAGagctatcgatggattgcgcagTCGCTACAACATCCCAGCTACGCCAGCTTAG